The following coding sequences are from one Ctenopharyngodon idella isolate HZGC_01 chromosome 17, HZGC01, whole genome shotgun sequence window:
- the LOC127498567 gene encoding LOW QUALITY PROTEIN: solute carrier family 22 member 6 (The sequence of the model RefSeq protein was modified relative to this genomic sequence to represent the inferred CDS: inserted 2 bases in 1 codon): MKTDGAFRRKNIASKSLNHTVDINISNITTRTDNHSDFTSDLTCHEANNFAHGQATYMTGLLIGSLFGGAVSDRYGKKLLLVCCSAVHAVATLIVAFLPYVPAYLTARCISGAACCAIHICTYSLGVEWSLPKYRIWPSALFSFIFSLGMMGLAAVAFLTSGWMQFHLALGIPQILFLPLYFFLPESPRWLLLNKRMKTLENYQNRSPEDKHYLDLLLESVDIKTEKSPSEKSFTKTESNFSNFTSHTILLRLFIMSYIGFASALTYYGICFSVGSFGVNIYLAQFFSGLSEAPSLLLPFLLKRWGRRPFSMGSLFLSGISCMLSLLVSKFCDMPALVMTLALMGKLCMQSTSCVSVLYGIELFPTVIRQKCVGLVSLCYRVACIINAXVVTPEGGIPLPAMICYSSGPIIGAALCLLLPETSGIPLPDTVQDCEKQPRLKLSCCACWPMKSKQESGASFTKEMDMKNQMECSPLSA; the protein is encoded by the exons ATGAAGACGGACGGCGCCTTTCGTCG TAAGAATATAGCGAGCAAGTCTTTGAACCACACAGTGGACATTAATATTTCCAACATCACAACTCGGACGGACAATCACAGCGACTTCACAAGT GATCTCACGTGTCACGAGGCAAATAATTTTGCACATGGGCAAGCGACATACATGACGGGTTTACTTATCGGCTCTTTATTCGGGGGCGCTGTATCTGACAG GTATGGAAAGAAATTACTTCTCGTTTGCTGCTCAGCGGTCCATGCAGTCGCTACCCTGATAGTGGCATTTCTGCCGTATGTGCCCGCGTACCTGACTGCCCGCTGCATCAGTGGTGCAGCCTGTTGTGCCATTCACATCTGCACCTACAGTTTAG GGGTTGAATGGAGTCTGCCCAAGTATCGTATCTGGCCATCTGCCCTgttttctttcatcttcagtcTGGGAATGATGGGATTGGCCGCCGTAGCTTTCTTGACCAGTGGCTGGATGCAGTTTCATCTGGCACTAGGCATCCCTCAGATCCTCTTTCTACCTCTTTATTT CTTTCTTCCAGAATCTCCTCGATGGCTGCTTCTTAATAAGAGGATGAAAACACTAGAGAACTATCAGAATAGAAGTCCTGAAGACAAGCACTACTTGGATCTT CTTTTGGAGTCTGTGGACATTAAGACGGAGAAGTCACCCTCAGAGAAGTCTTTCACTAAAACAGAGTCTAATTTCTCCAACTTTACATCACATACTATACTGCTGCGCCTGTTTATCATGAGTTACATTGG TTTTGCATCTGCTCTCACTTATTATGGGATCTGCTTCAGTGTGGGAAGTTTTGGAGTAAATATCTATCTGGCGCAGTTTTTCTCTGGACTATCAGAGGCTCCCTCTTTGCTGCTTCCATTTCTGTTGAAGCGATGGGGCCGCAGGCCGTTCAGCATGGGCTCGCTGTTCCTTAGTGGCATTTCCTGTATGCTGTCCCTCCTCGTTTCCAAGTTCTGCG ACATGCCTGCCCTTGTTATGACTCTGGCGCTGATGGGCAAGCTGTGTATGCAATCTACCTCCTGTGTCTCTGTGCTCTATGGGATTGAGCTGTTCCCAACTGTAATAAG GCAGAAGTGCGTCGGCCTGGTTAGTCTTTGTTACCGAGTGGCCTGTATTATAAATGC GGTGGTTACCCCTGAGGGCGGGATCCCTCTACCAGCTATGATCTGTTACAGCAGTGGGCCAATCATTGGTGCAGCCCTGTGCCTGCTCCTTCCAGAGACCAGTGGCATCCCTTTACCAGACACAGTACAGGACTGTGAGAAACAGCCCAGACTGAAGCTATCATGCTGTGCATG